A section of the Apium graveolens cultivar Ventura unplaced genomic scaffold, ASM990537v1 ctg9012, whole genome shotgun sequence genome encodes:
- the LOC141705541 gene encoding putative protein phosphatase 2C 55, with translation MSGRSSRHHPLYLKVFMISVAPGDVIIAATDGLFDNLFNDEVTSIVADGMREGLNPDVLSQRLAASAQQRAQDKYKQTPFSTAAKEEGFRYYGGKLDDITVLVSYISSSAN, from the exons ATGTCTGGCAGGAGTTCCAGACACCATCCTCTGTACTTAAAG GTATTTATGATTTCTGTGGCACCTGGAGATGTGATTATTGCTGCGACAGATGGCTTATTTGACAATTTATTCAATGATGAGGTAACATCTATTGTTGCTGATGGGATGAGAGAAGGTCTAAATCCTGATGTTTTATCTCAGAGATTAGCTGCTTCGGCACAACAAAGAGCTCAAGACAAATATAAGCAGACTCCCTTCTCTACAGCAGCCAAGGAAGAAGGATTCAGATACTATGGTGGAAAGCTTGACGACATAACAGTTTTAGTCTCTTATATAAGCAGCTCGGCCAACTAA